The following proteins are co-located in the Haloarcula rubripromontorii genome:
- the xacF gene encoding 2,5-dioxovalerate dehydrogenase: MTQTYENYIGGEWTGTGETQDVTNPADETDIVSTVPVGSAADADEAIAAAADATDKWAGMSGPERGGILRETGEILKSRKDKLAETLTREEGKPLGEAEGEVQRAIDIFYYYAEKARDFGGTVKQPSGGRAGLQTKKEPMGVAALITPWNYPIAIPAWKIAPALAVGNTVVIKPAMQAPTVATMIIEALDEAGIPDGAINLVCGPGSEVGERLTTHDDVDVVSFTGSASVGEHVYEQATSNGKRAQAEMGGKNPTVVMPSADVDKAADIVGAGAFGGTGQACTATSRAIVHEDVYDEFLDAIVDYAESLEVGNGLDRAGMGPHVSEDELAGSLEYIDIAQSEGATLETGGEELTGGEYDAGNFISPAVFSDVESDMRIAQEEVFGPVLAVIPVSDFDEGVEVANDIDYGLSASIVTDRIEEENEFIERSESGVVKINEKTTGLELHVPFGGLKRSSTNTYREQGDAGPEFFSYIKTVYRNS; this comes from the coding sequence ATGACGCAGACGTATGAGAACTATATCGGCGGTGAGTGGACCGGAACCGGGGAGACACAGGACGTCACAAATCCAGCAGACGAAACTGACATCGTCAGCACGGTTCCGGTGGGCTCGGCGGCAGACGCCGACGAGGCAATCGCGGCCGCAGCGGATGCGACGGATAAGTGGGCCGGGATGTCTGGTCCGGAGCGCGGTGGAATCCTGCGTGAGACCGGTGAAATACTGAAGTCTCGGAAAGACAAGCTGGCGGAAACACTGACCCGCGAAGAGGGGAAGCCGCTCGGTGAAGCCGAGGGCGAGGTCCAGCGTGCGATTGATATCTTCTATTACTACGCGGAGAAGGCACGCGACTTCGGCGGAACGGTCAAACAGCCCAGCGGCGGCCGTGCCGGTCTACAGACGAAGAAAGAGCCGATGGGCGTCGCGGCGCTCATTACGCCGTGGAACTATCCCATCGCGATCCCGGCCTGGAAGATTGCGCCCGCGCTCGCGGTCGGTAACACCGTCGTCATCAAGCCTGCAATGCAGGCACCGACCGTCGCCACGATGATTATTGAGGCGTTAGACGAGGCCGGCATTCCGGACGGCGCTATCAATCTGGTCTGTGGCCCCGGTAGCGAGGTCGGTGAGCGGCTGACCACCCACGACGACGTTGATGTGGTGTCGTTCACGGGCAGTGCCTCGGTCGGCGAGCACGTCTACGAACAGGCAACGAGCAACGGGAAGCGTGCACAGGCAGAGATGGGCGGGAAGAACCCGACGGTCGTCATGCCAAGCGCCGACGTGGACAAGGCGGCTGACATCGTGGGTGCCGGGGCCTTCGGCGGAACAGGTCAGGCCTGTACGGCGACCTCCCGAGCAATTGTACACGAGGACGTGTACGACGAGTTCCTCGACGCCATCGTCGACTACGCCGAGTCCCTCGAAGTCGGAAACGGTCTCGACCGGGCCGGCATGGGCCCACACGTCAGTGAGGACGAACTCGCGGGGAGCCTAGAGTACATCGACATCGCACAGTCGGAAGGAGCAACCCTCGAAACGGGCGGCGAGGAGCTCACGGGTGGCGAGTACGACGCCGGGAACTTCATCTCGCCGGCCGTGTTCTCCGACGTTGAATCGGATATGCGCATTGCACAGGAAGAGGTGTTCGGGCCGGTACTCGCCGTCATTCCAGTCTCCGACTTCGACGAGGGTGTCGAAGTCGCCAACGACATCGACTACGGCCTCTCGGCCAGCATTGTCACCGACCGAATCGAGGAGGAAAACGAGTTCATCGAGCGCTCCGAGTCCGGCGTGGTCAAGATCAACGAGAAGACGACCGGCCTGGAACTGCACGTTCCCTTCGGCGGCCTCAAGCGCTCCTCGACGAACACCTACCGCGAGCAGGGCGACGCCGGACCGGAGTTCTTCAGCTACATCAAGACGGTGTACCGCAACAGCTAA
- the gfo6 gene encoding D-xylose 1-dehydrogenase Gfo6: protein MNVDALTGGFDRRDWQEQTETDDPVRFAMIGVGWWTTEQAMPAVDAGDLCETTVLVSSDREKAADVAADSETVEHAITYEEFHDGAASDAYDAVYIVTPNALHLPYVETAAQLDKAILCEKPMEATIERAERMVEVCDEHDATLMIAYRMHTEPAVRRAKDLIEEGYIGEPLFVHGNMTEPILELVPDPDQWRLDGELSGGCAVMDIGIYPLNTSRFLLDADPVAVRGTVASVQEEFADVPDEHGAFQLDFPGHMYAVCTASQNAHLDSHISVLGTEGKVRVEPAFYPWDDRALQLSHEGTTVDIGFEQIDQMEEEFEYFAHCLLTDTEPYADGEHGLVDINTIKAVYEASETESTVTLD, encoded by the coding sequence ATGAACGTCGACGCGCTCACGGGCGGATTCGACCGTCGAGACTGGCAGGAACAGACAGAAACTGACGACCCCGTTCGGTTTGCGATGATCGGCGTCGGCTGGTGGACAACCGAACAGGCGATGCCTGCCGTCGACGCGGGAGACCTCTGTGAAACGACGGTACTGGTCAGCAGTGACCGAGAGAAGGCAGCCGATGTAGCCGCTGATTCGGAGACAGTCGAGCACGCGATCACCTACGAGGAGTTTCACGACGGGGCCGCGAGCGACGCGTACGACGCCGTCTACATCGTCACGCCGAACGCGCTCCACCTCCCGTACGTCGAAACGGCGGCGCAATTGGATAAAGCAATACTCTGCGAGAAGCCGATGGAAGCAACCATCGAGCGCGCCGAGCGGATGGTCGAGGTGTGTGACGAGCACGACGCGACGCTGATGATCGCCTATCGGATGCACACCGAGCCAGCCGTCCGGCGAGCGAAGGATCTCATCGAGGAGGGGTACATCGGCGAGCCGCTGTTCGTTCACGGCAACATGACCGAACCGATCCTCGAACTCGTCCCCGACCCCGACCAGTGGCGGCTAGACGGGGAGCTGTCCGGCGGCTGTGCCGTGATGGACATCGGCATCTATCCGCTGAACACGAGCCGATTCCTGCTGGATGCCGACCCCGTGGCCGTCCGGGGAACCGTGGCATCGGTGCAGGAGGAGTTCGCCGACGTGCCGGACGAACACGGCGCGTTCCAGCTAGATTTCCCGGGCCACATGTACGCGGTATGTACCGCCAGCCAGAACGCGCATCTCGATAGCCACATCTCCGTTCTCGGAACTGAGGGCAAGGTCCGCGTCGAACCTGCCTTCTACCCATGGGACGACCGCGCGCTCCAGCTGTCCCACGAGGGGACGACGGTCGACATCGGCTTCGAACAGATCGACCAGATGGAAGAGGAGTTCGAGTACTTCGCCCACTGTCTGCTGACCGACACCGAACCCTACGCCGACGGCGAGCACGGCCTCGTCGACATTAACACCATCAAAGCCGTCTACGAGGCCTCCGAGACGGAGTCGACGGTCACACTCGATTGA
- a CDS encoding MBL fold metallo-hydrolase, whose amino-acid sequence MVQSTWDDWFVRDEIEATDPGDGVVIWYLGCNGFVLRSQSTTLYIDPYFGTGDPPNLIRMIPVPMDPADATECDATLVTHEHIDHMHPPSYGPLVEDLGADLYAPSASYDSPDYDGEMRVPDGQRNEIAVGDEFVVGDFTIHVTETNDPDAIEPVGYVIEHDAGTFFHAGDSRPAEAFTGVGERFDIDVGALAFGTVGSIYEPEPDSGVRTKWYMDENEIIEAANQLQLSRLLPSHHDMWQGEAGDPKVLHEHAVSFDYPRVIEPLYIGCSVRLGEPGIRRLDALD is encoded by the coding sequence ATGGTTCAGTCAACGTGGGACGACTGGTTCGTCCGCGACGAGATAGAAGCGACAGACCCCGGCGACGGCGTCGTGATCTGGTATCTCGGCTGTAACGGGTTCGTGCTCCGCTCGCAGTCGACGACGCTGTACATCGACCCCTACTTCGGGACTGGCGACCCGCCGAACCTCATCCGCATGATTCCGGTACCGATGGACCCCGCCGACGCGACCGAGTGTGATGCCACACTCGTCACGCACGAACATATCGACCACATGCATCCGCCGTCGTACGGCCCGCTGGTCGAGGACCTCGGCGCTGATCTGTATGCACCGTCGGCATCGTATGACTCCCCGGACTACGACGGTGAGATGCGGGTGCCTGACGGGCAGCGCAACGAAATCGCCGTCGGTGATGAGTTCGTTGTCGGTGATTTCACCATCCACGTTACCGAGACGAACGACCCTGACGCCATCGAACCGGTGGGGTACGTCATCGAGCACGACGCCGGGACGTTCTTCCACGCCGGCGACAGCCGGCCCGCAGAGGCGTTTACCGGCGTTGGCGAACGGTTCGACATCGACGTGGGCGCGCTGGCGTTTGGCACCGTCGGCTCTATCTACGAGCCCGAGCCAGACAGCGGTGTCAGAACGAAGTGGTATATGGACGAAAACGAGATCATCGAGGCCGCGAACCAGCTTCAGCTCTCCCGGTTGCTCCCCTCGCATCACGATATGTGGCAGGGCGAAGCCGGCGACCCGAAGGTGCTGCACGAGCACGCGGTGTCGTTCGACTACCCCCGAGTCATCGAACCGCTGTATATCGGCTGTTCGGTGCGGCTGGGTGAGCCCGGTATTCGTCGTCTCGACGCGCTGGACTGA
- a CDS encoding mandelate racemase family protein, with translation MSPTITKIESREFEYPLEDVGTDKHGFNLVYAPGETTTRKLFGVQIHTDEGITGEYVGGNSPAAAQYNIIAQYLIGKDPLKREKHWSECKRALRKYDRMGIGPIDIALWDFAGKYYDAPIHELLGTYRERIPAYASTYHGDDAGGLDSPAAFADFAEECRDEGFGGFKIHGWGGGDDARSLDREVEAVHAVGEAVGDEMDLMHDPACELETFADALELGRALDEQDFFWYEDPFRDGGISQHAHKKLAQKLDTPILQTEHIRGLEIKSDFAASEATDFLRADPEYDAGITGAIKVARMAEAFGLDVEFHAPGPAQRHCIAACRNSNYYEMALVHPDCQNTQPPVYEGGYSDLMDAVDSDGTVPVPDGPGLGVDYDWDYIADNTTGSVHTYE, from the coding sequence ATGTCGCCAACGATAACGAAAATCGAAAGCCGAGAGTTCGAGTACCCCCTCGAAGACGTGGGGACCGACAAGCACGGTTTCAATCTGGTCTATGCGCCGGGCGAGACAACCACGCGGAAACTATTCGGCGTCCAGATTCACACTGACGAGGGAATCACGGGCGAGTACGTCGGCGGTAATTCGCCGGCAGCCGCCCAGTACAACATTATCGCCCAGTACCTCATCGGCAAAGACCCGCTGAAACGCGAGAAGCACTGGTCCGAGTGCAAGCGCGCACTCCGGAAGTACGACCGGATGGGCATCGGCCCAATCGACATCGCGCTGTGGGACTTCGCCGGCAAGTACTACGACGCGCCGATTCACGAACTGCTGGGGACCTATCGCGAGCGCATCCCCGCCTACGCGTCGACGTACCACGGCGACGACGCGGGCGGGCTGGACTCGCCTGCGGCCTTTGCTGACTTCGCCGAAGAGTGCCGCGACGAGGGCTTCGGCGGCTTCAAGATCCACGGCTGGGGCGGCGGCGACGACGCCCGGAGTCTCGACCGCGAAGTCGAGGCGGTCCACGCTGTCGGCGAGGCAGTCGGTGACGAGATGGACCTGATGCACGACCCGGCCTGCGAACTGGAGACGTTTGCCGACGCGCTGGAGCTGGGTCGGGCGCTCGATGAGCAGGACTTCTTCTGGTACGAGGACCCGTTCCGCGACGGCGGTATCTCACAGCACGCCCACAAGAAGCTGGCGCAGAAACTCGATACGCCGATTCTCCAGACCGAACACATCCGCGGACTGGAGATCAAATCCGACTTCGCCGCCAGCGAGGCGACCGACTTCCTCCGGGCCGACCCCGAGTACGACGCGGGCATCACCGGCGCAATCAAGGTGGCCCGGATGGCCGAAGCGTTCGGGCTGGACGTGGAGTTCCACGCGCCCGGCCCCGCCCAGCGCCACTGCATCGCCGCCTGCCGCAACTCCAACTACTACGAGATGGCGCTGGTCCACCCGGACTGCCAGAACACCCAGCCGCCGGTGTACGAGGGCGGCTACTCCGACCTGATGGACGCCGTCGATTCCGACGGGACGGTCCCCGTTCCCGACGGCCCCGGACTGGGCGTCGACTACGACTGGGACTACATCGCCGACAACACCACCGGAAGCGTCCACACCTACGAATAG
- a CDS encoding nucleoside hydrolase, which yields MSRKVFFDTDPGCDDAVMLAMALGHEAIDVVGLSTVCGNTTIENTTRNAHAILGLGGYDVPVSRGCGRPLVDDLTTAEWIHGENGLHGDIPDIDGDTRDIHGADAIVEAAHEYGDELTIAAVGPLPNLAIALAKEPRLPDLVEEIYLMGGAAMTTGNVTPMAEANFHNDPAAASRVLQDATTRMVGLDVTNRATVSPEFIEEFRTAGGVRGTVAEWLDYRPDSGTYPTADAPAIHDAAVVADIVDDSVLDFEEYYLDVDTTGGPCHGAVICDEHGTTDNEPNSRVAVDINVDRYREILETGVRAYVAE from the coding sequence ATGTCACGGAAAGTCTTCTTCGATACGGACCCCGGCTGCGACGACGCGGTCATGCTGGCGATGGCACTCGGTCACGAGGCAATCGATGTGGTCGGGCTCTCGACTGTCTGTGGAAACACGACTATCGAGAACACGACGCGAAACGCCCACGCGATACTGGGTCTCGGTGGCTACGATGTTCCGGTGTCTCGGGGCTGTGGTCGCCCACTCGTCGACGACCTCACGACCGCGGAGTGGATTCACGGCGAGAACGGACTCCACGGCGATATTCCCGACATCGACGGCGACACACGGGACATCCATGGGGCCGATGCAATCGTAGAAGCCGCCCACGAGTACGGAGACGAACTGACGATTGCGGCCGTCGGTCCGCTTCCGAATCTGGCGATCGCACTGGCAAAGGAACCACGGTTACCCGATCTCGTCGAGGAAATCTATCTCATGGGTGGAGCGGCGATGACGACCGGGAACGTGACGCCGATGGCCGAGGCCAACTTCCACAACGATCCCGCGGCGGCCAGCCGCGTCCTGCAGGACGCCACTACGCGGATGGTCGGGCTGGACGTGACCAACCGCGCCACCGTCTCCCCCGAGTTCATCGAAGAGTTCCGCACGGCCGGTGGCGTCCGGGGGACCGTCGCCGAGTGGCTCGACTACCGGCCCGACTCCGGGACCTATCCGACGGCCGACGCGCCGGCCATCCACGACGCCGCTGTCGTCGCCGACATCGTCGACGACTCGGTGCTGGACTTCGAGGAGTACTACCTCGACGTGGACACGACCGGCGGCCCCTGCCACGGGGCCGTCATCTGTGACGAACACGGCACGACCGACAACGAGCCTAACAGCCGTGTCGCTGTCGACATCAACGTGGACCGCTACCGCGAGATTCTCGAAACCGGCGTCCGGGCCTACGTCGCGGAGTGA
- a CDS encoding CehA/McbA family metallohydrolase, protein MDRNHIRPVLLSVLLVFSVVSTGFLGSAAAAPSEQNEVATANSQTIAQTAAAGGATCQLDGSCPVPDGSVDLNNSGAGVDVLIDGSHQGSTFTKFANRLSERGYDVDTKRSTSGGLTSWNSSAANGLSDYDVVIIPVPQTAYSEAEQDAIDEYVRNGGSLFVVGDWTSPLQGHAGKLNDITDPYGLHFNGESDRWLRNIQDPTNKTVADYEWRVILHNTGQHPIMNTVDTVEYDGVSLNVTDTENGTQAPLLYGDSDTYEYTYSTTEKEYPRGERIVGAAATWDIGDNGRVVAFGSQKSLTTYLTDEWQAEHQQTDTRPFLFRTVKWLASSGHVERPDKPVAVTGERVKGGETPANETIVLKNSEVAAAIGTETNGPFGTLPGGIYDANAYGLTTDQIGVAEFAFNNFGTWPDYESFEYQNATGPDGAAVVTATGHVSTNPNVSVTTTYTLPANSSHIWINTTMENGGDQRLPVNDSERLQSGAALSSEGQSTWLPGSGRVEETRSPPVSADTLDQPWAALTGDRVSYGVWGGNGSFTSYTGSTTWVDPWLEHRLDPGETRSAEFALFVGAEGASSATSEYYNKQHGTETGTVTGNIESTDNESVSQATVTASKGDRAFTYTVGSETGSYELELPAGEYTLTADASGFAASEAKSVTVSGGETATADFDSLEGPAPVNVTATIDDEGEVSPADARITVLDDGTAVQTVYTQTTPAGTASFQLPPGNYTLVFNHGTGYIAEPVEKNVSVTPGEAVSVNATFTEELDPSERNWVGIDPHAHSSVSFDGKTPIDNFVAIQKSAGVDAVFISDHNAIGGWGSMESQAEERDIMFIRSEEITTGDLGHFNPYPMHGEEMVDSDGTLVEFIEESRNRHNATVFQINHPGDRFVSLDSAPGQHEKYLPMVDAIEAYNGPYGESDAASVRGLFTLWNNGYEITATGVSDDHCSQCFPAKYGSARTRAYVEGTVTPEKWAQSVKDGHTYATYGPAVEFTVDDRMPGETVNTTAGSSVEASATVRNLDELAYAEVIRNGTTVSNVTLDGTNDTMSTDVDIDGNAWVAFRVVDEDGDRALTSPVWISTNQQAESGTDGNGESGGATATVAPDTEGESAATAGDDAGTAESETTAASGPGFTAVVTLLALVGAALLATRRGT, encoded by the coding sequence ATGGATAGAAATCACATACGGCCAGTACTACTCAGCGTACTACTCGTTTTCTCGGTTGTCAGCACCGGCTTCCTCGGAAGTGCCGCTGCTGCACCGAGCGAGCAAAACGAGGTGGCAACGGCGAACAGTCAGACGATAGCACAGACGGCCGCAGCTGGTGGGGCGACCTGTCAGCTTGACGGGAGCTGTCCGGTTCCTGATGGGTCGGTCGATCTCAACAACAGCGGTGCCGGCGTCGACGTGTTGATCGACGGGAGCCATCAGGGCTCGACGTTCACGAAGTTCGCGAACCGACTCAGCGAACGCGGGTACGACGTCGACACGAAACGGTCGACGAGCGGCGGGCTGACCTCGTGGAACAGTTCGGCCGCGAACGGGCTGTCGGACTACGACGTGGTCATCATTCCCGTCCCCCAGACGGCCTATAGCGAGGCCGAACAGGACGCAATCGACGAATACGTCAGAAACGGCGGCAGCCTGTTCGTCGTCGGGGACTGGACCTCACCACTACAGGGTCACGCCGGCAAGCTCAACGACATCACCGACCCGTACGGACTCCACTTCAACGGCGAGAGCGACAGATGGCTCCGGAACATTCAGGATCCGACGAACAAGACAGTTGCAGATTACGAGTGGCGGGTCATTCTGCACAACACGGGCCAGCATCCGATAATGAACACCGTCGACACCGTGGAGTACGACGGGGTCAGCCTCAACGTGACCGATACCGAAAACGGGACGCAGGCCCCGTTGCTGTACGGTGACAGCGATACCTACGAGTACACTTACTCCACGACAGAGAAGGAGTACCCCCGTGGCGAGCGCATCGTCGGTGCGGCCGCGACGTGGGACATCGGTGACAACGGCCGCGTCGTCGCCTTCGGCAGTCAGAAGTCGCTCACGACGTATCTCACCGACGAGTGGCAGGCCGAGCACCAGCAAACCGATACGCGGCCGTTCCTCTTCCGGACGGTGAAGTGGCTGGCCTCGTCGGGCCACGTCGAGCGACCGGACAAGCCGGTTGCCGTCACCGGCGAGCGAGTCAAGGGCGGCGAGACGCCAGCGAACGAGACCATCGTCCTGAAAAACAGTGAAGTCGCCGCCGCCATCGGCACCGAAACCAACGGACCCTTCGGGACGCTCCCCGGTGGCATCTACGACGCCAACGCCTACGGGCTGACGACCGACCAGATCGGCGTCGCCGAGTTCGCGTTCAACAACTTCGGGACGTGGCCGGACTACGAGTCCTTCGAGTACCAGAACGCGACCGGGCCCGACGGCGCAGCAGTCGTCACCGCGACCGGCCACGTCAGTACGAACCCGAACGTCTCCGTCACGACGACGTACACGCTGCCGGCCAACTCCAGCCACATCTGGATCAACACCACGATGGAGAACGGCGGCGACCAGCGCCTCCCGGTCAACGATTCCGAGCGCCTCCAGAGCGGGGCAGCACTGAGTTCCGAGGGGCAGTCGACCTGGCTCCCCGGGTCAGGGAGGGTCGAGGAGACGCGGTCGCCGCCGGTGAGCGCTGACACACTCGACCAGCCCTGGGCCGCACTCACCGGAGACCGCGTGAGCTACGGCGTCTGGGGCGGGAACGGCTCCTTTACTTCGTACACGGGTTCCACGACATGGGTTGACCCGTGGCTCGAACACCGCCTCGACCCCGGCGAAACGCGGTCAGCGGAGTTCGCCCTCTTCGTCGGCGCGGAGGGCGCAAGTAGCGCGACCAGCGAGTACTACAACAAGCAGCATGGCACCGAGACGGGGACGGTGACCGGCAACATCGAGAGTACGGACAACGAGTCCGTCTCACAGGCAACGGTCACCGCCTCGAAGGGCGACCGTGCGTTCACCTACACCGTCGGATCGGAGACGGGTTCGTACGAACTCGAACTCCCCGCCGGCGAGTACACGCTGACGGCCGATGCCAGCGGATTTGCGGCGTCAGAGGCAAAGTCCGTCACTGTCAGCGGCGGCGAGACGGCCACCGCCGACTTCGACTCGCTTGAAGGACCGGCACCAGTCAACGTCACCGCAACGATAGACGACGAGGGCGAGGTCAGTCCCGCCGACGCCCGGATTACGGTGCTCGACGACGGCACCGCGGTCCAGACCGTCTACACGCAGACGACGCCGGCCGGGACGGCCTCGTTCCAGCTCCCGCCCGGTAACTACACGCTGGTGTTTAACCACGGGACCGGCTACATCGCCGAGCCGGTCGAAAAGAACGTCTCAGTGACCCCCGGCGAGGCAGTCAGCGTCAACGCGACGTTCACCGAGGAACTGGACCCCAGCGAACGCAACTGGGTCGGTATCGACCCCCACGCTCACAGCAGCGTCAGCTTCGACGGCAAGACGCCCATCGATAACTTCGTCGCCATTCAGAAGTCGGCGGGCGTCGACGCAGTGTTCATCTCCGACCACAACGCCATCGGCGGCTGGGGGTCGATGGAGTCACAGGCCGAGGAGCGCGACATCATGTTCATCCGGAGCGAGGAGATCACGACCGGCGACCTCGGGCACTTCAACCCCTATCCGATGCACGGCGAGGAGATGGTCGACTCCGACGGGACGCTCGTGGAGTTCATCGAGGAGTCCCGTAACCGACACAACGCAACGGTGTTCCAGATCAACCATCCGGGTGACCGCTTCGTCAGCCTCGACAGCGCGCCCGGACAACACGAGAAGTACCTTCCGATGGTCGACGCCATCGAGGCGTACAACGGCCCGTACGGCGAGTCCGACGCCGCCAGCGTCCGCGGGCTGTTCACCCTCTGGAACAACGGCTACGAGATTACGGCAACCGGTGTCAGCGACGACCACTGTTCGCAGTGCTTCCCGGCGAAATACGGGAGCGCCCGCACCCGAGCATACGTCGAGGGGACCGTTACGCCAGAGAAGTGGGCTCAGTCAGTGAAGGACGGGCACACGTACGCGACGTACGGCCCGGCCGTCGAGTTCACTGTCGACGACAGGATGCCCGGCGAAACCGTGAACACGACCGCCGGGTCGTCCGTGGAGGCGTCCGCAACGGTCAGGAACCTCGACGAACTGGCCTACGCCGAGGTCATCCGGAACGGTACGACCGTCTCGAACGTCACGCTCGACGGGACAAACGACACCATGAGCACCGACGTTGACATCGACGGGAACGCCTGGGTCGCCTTCCGCGTCGTCGACGAGGACGGCGACCGAGCGCTGACCAGCCCGGTCTGGATTTCGACCAACCAGCAGGCCGAATCCGGGACTGACGGCAACGGCGAGTCCGGCGGTGCCACCGCGACTGTTGCGCCTGACACCGAGGGCGAGTCAGCGGCAACGGCGGGAGACGACGCTGGAACTGCGGAGTCGGAGACGACCGCCGCGTCCGGACCCGGGTTCACCGCCGTCGTCACACTGCTCGCGCTCGTCGGCGCAGCGCTGCTCGCAACGCGCCGGGGGACCTGA
- a CDS encoding twin-arginine translocation signal domain-containing protein, with product MRDTSQRRSRRGFLGALAVAAVTTAGCSSLGGTQNSQPGDAGAGGAAETSEETPTQADSGAHHDDAHGHTHADGSHNHGDGHSHDGEHAGSDDEAASAADTELAAFESHLRKWFVDIDSLAVEDSRIRLTYVTKSTRGHELAAGIETVVVSFIQAYTDDWGVEGLDAEVIEPSGEVMGYWRTESRWVEPVTEGHETRTALLERTLDTYHGRLTRDHDHAGADHSENGTHHHNETEHADH from the coding sequence ATGCGGGACACCAGCCAGCGACGGAGTCGACGTGGGTTCCTCGGAGCCCTCGCGGTGGCTGCGGTGACCACCGCTGGCTGTAGCAGCCTCGGCGGCACGCAGAACAGCCAGCCGGGCGACGCCGGGGCTGGCGGCGCAGCGGAAACATCCGAGGAAACGCCCACACAGGCAGACAGTGGGGCGCACCACGACGATGCGCACGGCCACACGCACGCAGACGGCAGTCACAACCACGGCGACGGGCACAGCCACGACGGCGAACACGCCGGCAGCGACGACGAAGCCGCCAGTGCGGCCGACACCGAACTCGCTGCGTTCGAATCACACCTGCGCAAGTGGTTCGTCGATATCGACTCGCTTGCCGTCGAAGACAGCCGCATCAGGCTGACCTACGTCACGAAGAGCACGCGCGGCCACGAACTCGCGGCTGGCATCGAGACAGTCGTCGTCTCGTTCATCCAGGCGTACACGGATGACTGGGGGGTGGAAGGTCTCGACGCGGAGGTGATCGAGCCGTCCGGCGAGGTGATGGGCTACTGGCGAACCGAATCGCGGTGGGTCGAACCGGTCACCGAGGGCCACGAGACGCGGACCGCGCTGCTCGAACGGACTCTCGACACGTATCACGGTCGACTCACCCGCGACCACGACCACGCTGGAGCGGACCACAGCGAGAACGGCACGCACCACCATAACGAGACAGAACACGCGGACCACTGA
- a CDS encoding XapX domain-containing protein → MNLSLVIVATMTGVATGVVFGLLDVPIPAPPNLAGVMGILGILVGYRLIEYFDVGVSLLSLLKV, encoded by the coding sequence ATGAATCTCTCACTCGTTATCGTCGCGACGATGACCGGCGTCGCTACCGGCGTTGTGTTCGGACTGCTGGATGTCCCCATTCCGGCCCCGCCGAACCTCGCCGGTGTCATGGGTATCCTCGGAATCCTCGTCGGCTATCGCCTCATCGAGTACTTCGACGTCGGCGTCAGCCTGCTGTCGCTGCTGAAAGTCTGA